The Lachnospiraceae bacterium oral taxon 500 genome window below encodes:
- a CDS encoding threonine/serine exporter: protein MNHKKLFQFALDLGELMLSSGAETFRVEDTMRRILAKSHYQYVEAFVTPTGIFTTMSSSTDNSELPLSYIRRVSMRTNNMNKIAEANQISRQFCSDCIDLDTAVLALEKLKEQVEYSDWQVLLATGLTAASFSVVFGGSLYDALAALVSGLCLGTASFFLDKTRTSKFFQLLTGSFVIGFTSIFLNRYLHIGDSLNLIIIGAIMPLVPGVAITTAIRDVINGDLVSGVSRAADAFITAALIAAGVGFALKLYSMGGGLL from the coding sequence ATGAACCACAAAAAGCTATTTCAATTTGCGCTTGATTTGGGGGAGTTGATGCTGAGCAGCGGAGCGGAAACTTTTCGGGTCGAAGATACGATGCGCCGGATTTTAGCCAAGTCGCATTATCAGTATGTGGAGGCTTTTGTCACGCCGACCGGTATTTTTACGACCATGTCCTCTTCGACGGACAATTCGGAACTGCCGCTTAGTTATATCCGGCGGGTCAGTATGCGCACCAATAATATGAATAAGATTGCCGAAGCCAATCAGATTTCGCGTCAGTTCTGCAGCGACTGCATTGATCTGGATACGGCAGTGCTGGCTTTGGAAAAGCTGAAAGAGCAGGTTGAGTATTCCGATTGGCAGGTTTTGCTGGCAACCGGTCTGACTGCGGCCAGCTTTTCCGTGGTATTCGGCGGCTCGCTGTATGATGCTTTGGCGGCGCTTGTTTCCGGTCTTTGTCTGGGGACGGCCAGCTTTTTTTTGGATAAAACCCGAACTTCCAAGTTTTTTCAGCTGCTAACTGGCAGCTTTGTGATTGGGTTTACATCTATTTTTTTAAATCGCTATCTGCATATCGGCGATAGCTTGAACTTGATTATTATCGGTGCCATCATGCCCCTGGTTCCGGGTGTTGCCATTACTACGGCCATTCGGGATGTGATTAACGGTGATTTGGTTTCCGGTGTTTCCCGAGCGGCTGACGCTTTTATCACTGCCGCTTTGATTGCGGCCGGGGTGGGCTTTGCCCTGAAACTTTATTCCATGGGGGGAGGATTATTATGA
- the recA gene encoding recombinase RecA, whose amino-acid sequence MEQKVGDEREKALEAAIAQIEKNFGKGAIMRLGEEATKRNVKTIPTGSLSLDIALGAGGIPVGRIIEIYGPESSGKTTVALHMVAEVQKLGGIAGFIDAEHALDPKYAKAIGVDIDNLYISQPDNGEQALEITETMVRSGAVNIVVVDSVAALVPKAEIEGEMGDSHVGLQARLMSQALRKLTAIVNRSQCTVIFINQLREKVGVSYGSPETTPGGRALKFYSSVRLDVRRVESLKQSNDFVGNRVRVKVVKNKIAPPFKQAEFDIMFGKGISTEGDILDLASEVNIIKKAGAWFSYGETRLGQGRENSKDYLKEHPELLKEVSEKVKAYFEVSPNSILSMSSVDGEDEEAEMPNDGEPEA is encoded by the coding sequence GTGGAACAAAAGGTTGGCGATGAGCGGGAAAAGGCACTGGAAGCGGCAATAGCGCAAATTGAAAAAAACTTCGGCAAGGGGGCAATCATGCGTTTGGGTGAGGAAGCCACCAAGCGCAATGTCAAGACCATCCCGACCGGCTCTTTGAGCCTGGATATTGCTCTGGGAGCGGGTGGAATTCCGGTTGGCCGGATTATTGAGATTTACGGGCCGGAGTCATCCGGTAAAACGACCGTTGCTCTGCACATGGTGGCGGAAGTCCAAAAACTGGGCGGGATTGCCGGCTTTATTGATGCGGAGCATGCCTTAGACCCTAAGTATGCCAAGGCCATCGGTGTAGATATTGATAATTTATATATTTCGCAGCCGGATAACGGCGAGCAGGCCCTGGAAATCACCGAAACAATGGTGCGTTCCGGCGCGGTCAATATCGTGGTGGTCGACTCGGTAGCGGCATTGGTACCCAAAGCCGAGATTGAGGGCGAGATGGGCGATTCACATGTCGGCCTGCAGGCACGGCTGATGAGTCAGGCGCTGCGCAAGCTGACGGCGATTGTCAACCGGTCACAGTGTACGGTTATTTTTATCAATCAGTTAAGAGAAAAAGTCGGCGTTTCCTACGGCAGCCCGGAAACGACTCCCGGTGGGCGGGCCCTTAAGTTTTACTCCTCGGTTCGATTGGACGTGCGCCGGGTTGAGTCGCTTAAACAAAGCAATGACTTTGTCGGCAACCGGGTTCGGGTCAAGGTCGTGAAAAATAAGATTGCGCCGCCGTTTAAGCAGGCAGAGTTTGACATTATGTTCGGCAAGGGGATTTCAACCGAGGGTGACATTCTGGACTTGGCATCGGAAGTAAATATTATTAAAAAGGCCGGCGCTTGGTTCTCTTACGGCGAGACCCGCTTAGGACAGGGACGGGAGAACTCCAAGGACTATTTGAAAGAGCATCCGGAACTGCTTAAAGAGGTCAGTGAAAAGGTCAAAGCCTATTTTGAAGTGTCGCCGAACTCTATCTTATCGATGTCATCGGTGGATGGCGAGGATGAAGAGGCAGAAATGCCCAACGACGGCGAGCCAGAGGCATAG
- a CDS encoding transcription termination factor Rho, with product MSISINYSKFKVSELRRLAQTELGIQDAKGFLKSELVDLLTQNEEKKAEADSKKTAAAPRKAHAADKEKTAPAADQRGIKPEKNEKTEKTAERNSREYREEAEESSMPEEMMKLDSGNVAYGLLEVLPDGFGFIRSDNYMPGENDVYVAPSQIRRFQLQTGDIISGSIRKSKEKEKFQALLYVNTVNGQPASAVIGRPRFEDLTPIFPDERISLATEYNNYSLRLMDFIAPIGKGQRGMIVSPPKAGKTTLLKKVANAITQNHPEINLIVLLIDERPEEVTDIKRSIHGDKVEVIHSTFDELPEHHKRVAEMVLARAQRMVEQKEDVVILLDSITRLARAYNLIIPSSGRTLSGGLDPAALYMPKKFFGAARNIEEGGSLTILATALVDTGSKMDDVIFEEFKGTGNMELVLDRKLQEKNIFPAIDITKSGTRRDDLLYSATEAEAAAKLRRMTNNMRSEDVIEGMLRTFATTRTNEEYCKRVIEM from the coding sequence ATGAGTATTAGTATTAATTATTCCAAATTTAAAGTCAGCGAATTGCGGCGTTTGGCTCAGACAGAGTTGGGGATTCAGGATGCCAAGGGCTTTTTAAAAAGCGAATTGGTAGATTTGTTGACCCAAAATGAGGAAAAAAAAGCAGAAGCCGACAGCAAAAAAACGGCGGCAGCGCCGAGAAAAGCACATGCGGCGGACAAAGAAAAGACAGCACCGGCTGCCGACCAAAGAGGGATAAAGCCGGAAAAAAATGAAAAAACAGAAAAAACCGCAGAAAGAAACAGTCGGGAATACCGGGAGGAAGCGGAAGAAAGCTCCATGCCGGAGGAAATGATGAAGCTGGACAGCGGCAATGTTGCTTACGGGTTGCTGGAGGTTTTGCCGGATGGCTTTGGCTTTATTCGCAGTGATAATTATATGCCGGGCGAAAATGACGTTTATGTTGCCCCGTCGCAGATTCGCCGTTTTCAGCTGCAAACCGGCGATATTATCAGCGGCAGTATTCGCAAAAGCAAGGAAAAAGAAAAGTTTCAGGCACTTTTGTATGTCAATACCGTTAACGGTCAGCCGGCCAGCGCGGTCATCGGCCGGCCGAGGTTTGAGGATTTGACGCCGATTTTTCCTGATGAAAGGATTTCCCTGGCGACCGAATATAATAATTACTCGCTGCGTTTGATGGACTTTATTGCACCAATCGGCAAAGGGCAAAGAGGGATGATTGTTTCGCCGCCGAAAGCCGGAAAAACGACCTTGCTCAAAAAAGTGGCCAATGCCATTACCCAAAATCACCCGGAGATTAATTTAATTGTCCTTTTGATTGATGAACGGCCGGAAGAGGTCACGGATATCAAGCGTTCGATTCACGGTGACAAGGTGGAAGTGATTCATTCGACCTTTGACGAACTGCCGGAGCATCATAAACGGGTGGCGGAAATGGTGCTGGCCAGGGCACAGAGAATGGTGGAGCAGAAAGAGGATGTCGTTATTTTGTTAGACAGCATTACGAGACTGGCCAGAGCCTATAATTTGATTATTCCGTCCAGCGGCCGAACCTTATCGGGTGGTCTTGATCCGGCGGCGCTGTATATGCCGAAAAAGTTTTTCGGTGCGGCCAGAAATATCGAGGAAGGCGGGAGTCTGACGATTTTAGCAACGGCGCTGGTCGATACCGGTTCCAAGATGGATGATGTGATTTTCGAGGAATTTAAAGGTACCGGTAATATGGAGCTGGTTTTGGACAGAAAACTGCAGGAGAAAAATATTTTTCCGGCGATTGATATTACCAAGTCCGGCACCAGACGGGATGATCTGCTGTATTCGGCGACAGAAGCAGAGGCGGCTGCCAAGCTGCGCCGCATGACAAATAATATGCGTTCCGAGGACGTGATCGAGGGAATGCTGCGTACCTTTGCTACTACCAGAACCAATGAGGAATACTGCAAAAGAGTTATTGAGATGTAG
- a CDS encoding Holliday junction resolvase RecU, translating to MGYWATRGLRGDAFEELINLANERYRTAGLALVQKIPTPIKPVELDRQRGNIKKAYFEKRSTVDYIGVVQGIPICFDAKNIQREVLPLANIHEHQLEFMADFEKQEGISFFLIRFEAEEAVYLLPYRFVADFAERSKTGGRKSIPLAEIRQNGFAAEVKQGYFVHYLEALNQYLQERK from the coding sequence ATGGGTTATTGGGCGACCAGAGGGCTGCGCGGCGATGCCTTTGAGGAATTGATTAATTTGGCAAATGAGAGGTATCGGACGGCCGGTTTGGCGCTGGTGCAGAAGATACCGACCCCGATTAAGCCGGTTGAGCTTGACCGGCAGCGGGGCAATATTAAAAAGGCTTATTTTGAAAAGCGCTCAACGGTTGATTATATCGGCGTGGTGCAGGGGATTCCGATTTGCTTTGATGCCAAAAACATTCAGCGGGAAGTTCTGCCGCTTGCTAATATTCATGAACATCAGCTGGAATTTATGGCTGATTTTGAAAAGCAGGAAGGGATTAGTTTTTTTCTGATTCGGTTTGAAGCCGAAGAAGCGGTTTATTTGCTGCCGTATCGGTTTGTGGCTGATTTTGCCGAGCGGAGCAAGACCGGCGGCCGGAAAAGCATTCCGCTGGCGGAGATTCGGCAAAACGGCTTTGCCGCCGAGGTGAAACAGGGCTATTTTGTCCACTATCTGGAAGCACTGAACCAATATCTGCAGGAGAGAAAATAA
- a CDS encoding RluA family pseudouridine synthase, with protein sequence MREIAIEDKNSGQRLDKYLLRYFPQMSKSFLYKMLRKKNICLNERKAAGNEILAAADRIQVYFSEETIAEFQGSGRKTAARTFAVLYEDEDVLAVNKPAGLLSQPNGRDADLIAELAGYLSDERFGVVTRLDRNTTGAVLVGKNIKSLQHLNQISIQKKYHAIVCGRLEQEMLLRDYLQKEEKNNRVRVYSSGADTDTGGKEIVTKVSPLEQKGDFTLIQAEIRHGKPHQIRAHLASIGRPVLGDFKYGQREYNERFRRQYGLDGQLLHCYEVIWEQHRVTAPYPALFARIKQDLF encoded by the coding sequence GTGCGGGAGATTGCGATTGAAGATAAAAATAGCGGGCAACGGCTGGACAAGTATTTGCTCCGCTATTTTCCGCAAATGAGCAAAAGTTTTCTGTATAAGATGCTGCGCAAGAAAAATATCTGTTTAAATGAACGGAAAGCTGCAGGCAATGAGATTTTGGCGGCGGCGGATCGGATTCAGGTGTATTTTTCCGAGGAAACGATAGCGGAGTTTCAGGGCAGCGGCCGCAAGACGGCGGCCAGAACTTTTGCGGTTTTATATGAAGATGAAGATGTGTTGGCGGTCAATAAACCGGCCGGTCTGCTGTCGCAGCCGAATGGCAGGGACGCAGATTTGATTGCCGAATTGGCCGGATATTTATCGGATGAGCGGTTTGGTGTCGTCACCCGGTTAGACCGCAATACCACCGGTGCGGTGCTGGTCGGTAAGAATATTAAGAGTTTACAGCACTTAAATCAAATTTCGATTCAAAAAAAATACCATGCGATCGTATGCGGCAGATTAGAACAGGAAATGTTGCTGCGCGATTATCTGCAAAAGGAGGAAAAAAATAACCGGGTGCGGGTGTACTCCTCTGGGGCAGATACAGATACGGGCGGCAAAGAGATTGTGACTAAGGTAAGTCCGCTGGAGCAAAAAGGGGATTTTACTTTAATTCAGGCTGAAATCAGACACGGCAAGCCCCATCAAATCCGGGCGCATTTGGCCAGCATCGGCCGGCCGGTGCTGGGCGATTTTAAGTACGGACAGCGGGAGTACAATGAACGGTTTCGCCGGCAGTATGGCTTAGACGGTCAGTTGCTGCACTGTTATGAGGTGATTTGGGAGCAGCATCGGGTGACGGCGCCTTATCCGGCACTGTTTGCCCGGATTAAACAAGATTTATTTTAA
- a CDS encoding dUTP diphosphatase, translated as MQKIQIELIRLAKDLPLPAYQTELSAGVDLMAAVAEEVSLLPGEIRLIPTGIKLAVPDGYEAQVRPRSGLALKQGISMVNCVGTIDADYRGEIGVILINHGKEAFVIRRGDRIAQLVVNPIVQAVFCEVEELNQTERGEGGFGHTGK; from the coding sequence ATGCAAAAGATTCAAATAGAACTGATTCGCTTGGCAAAGGATTTACCTTTGCCGGCGTATCAAACGGAACTTTCAGCCGGAGTAGACCTGATGGCGGCAGTAGCAGAGGAGGTTTCTCTTTTGCCGGGCGAAATTCGGCTGATTCCGACCGGGATTAAGCTGGCCGTGCCGGACGGCTATGAGGCGCAGGTTCGGCCGCGCAGCGGTTTAGCCCTAAAACAGGGCATTTCGATGGTCAACTGCGTTGGTACGATTGATGCTGATTACCGGGGCGAAATCGGTGTGATTTTAATTAATCACGGGAAAGAAGCCTTTGTTATCCGGCGGGGCGACCGGATTGCCCAGCTGGTGGTGAATCCGATTGTGCAGGCTGTTTTTTGCGAAGTAGAGGAACTTAATCAAACCGAGCGGGGCGAAGGCGGCTTCGGGCATACCGGCAAATAG
- a CDS encoding polyribonucleotide nucleotidyltransferase translates to MIYSKEIAGRVFSVETGKVAEQASAAVIARYGDTVVLSVVTASEEPRPGIDFFPLSVDYEEKLYSVGKIPGGFIKREGRPSENAILTSRLIDRPIRPLFPKDYRNDCTVVNTVLSVDQDCPPEFAAMLGSSIALSISEVPFLGPISSIIVGRVNGELVYNPTAAQREVTEMTLVVSSTAEKVIMIDMDGKEIPEEDVLQAIFAAHEVNKEIIAFIKEIQAVEGKPKAAYIEVGIPAEMNEAMYQIVDKDRMEDAVYTESKNDRKEKMQKIKEDLTAAFSEGHEDWLELIDEALYQYQKKTVRRMILKEKKRPDGRAIEEIRHLAAEVDLLPRTHGSALFTRGETQVLNITTLGALAEMQRLDGIDELETSKRYMHHYNFPGYSVGEAKTSRGPGRREIGHGALAQKALIPVLPSEEEFPYAIRTVSEVLSSNGSTSQASICASSLSLMAAGVPIKKAVAGITCGLVTGETDDDYILLTDIQGLEDFFGDMDFKVAGTTDGITAIQLDMKVAGITNEMIRGAIANTRKSRLYILNEIMNKAIAEPRAELSPYAPKIMQLTISVDKIGEVVGARGKTINRIIEETGVQIDIEDDGRVFIISADQEMANKARRIIETIDKGVQVGDVFEGKVMRIMNFGAFVELVPGQEGLVHISKLDKTRVAKVEDVVQIGDIVRVKVVEIDDQGRVNLSRKALL, encoded by the coding sequence ATGATTTATTCAAAAGAAATTGCCGGCCGGGTGTTCAGCGTAGAAACCGGTAAAGTGGCTGAACAGGCCAGTGCGGCAGTAATTGCCAGATACGGTGATACCGTAGTATTATCAGTGGTAACGGCATCAGAAGAACCCAGACCGGGAATTGATTTTTTTCCGCTGAGCGTTGATTATGAAGAAAAACTGTATTCTGTCGGCAAGATTCCGGGGGGCTTTATTAAAAGAGAAGGTCGCCCGTCTGAAAATGCGATTCTCACCTCTCGTTTAATTGACCGGCCGATCCGGCCTCTGTTCCCCAAGGATTACCGCAATGACTGTACTGTTGTAAATACGGTTTTGTCCGTTGACCAGGATTGCCCGCCCGAGTTTGCGGCGATGCTGGGCAGTTCGATTGCGCTTTCCATCTCGGAAGTACCGTTTTTGGGGCCGATTTCTTCTATCATCGTTGGCCGGGTGAACGGCGAGTTGGTTTACAACCCGACCGCCGCACAAAGAGAAGTTACCGAAATGACTTTGGTCGTATCTTCAACTGCAGAAAAAGTGATTATGATTGATATGGACGGCAAGGAAATTCCGGAAGAAGATGTATTGCAGGCAATTTTTGCCGCACATGAAGTCAATAAGGAAATCATTGCCTTCATTAAAGAAATTCAGGCAGTTGAGGGTAAGCCGAAAGCGGCCTATATTGAGGTTGGTATTCCTGCGGAAATGAACGAAGCAATGTACCAAATCGTGGATAAGGACAGAATGGAAGATGCGGTTTATACCGAATCCAAAAATGACCGTAAGGAAAAGATGCAGAAAATCAAGGAAGATTTAACCGCTGCTTTTAGTGAAGGTCATGAGGACTGGCTGGAGCTGATTGACGAAGCACTTTATCAGTACCAAAAGAAAACAGTGCGCCGCATGATCTTAAAAGAAAAGAAAAGACCGGACGGCCGGGCGATTGAGGAAATCCGGCACTTGGCGGCAGAAGTTGATTTGCTGCCCCGGACACATGGCTCGGCGCTGTTTACCCGCGGTGAAACTCAGGTGCTGAATATTACCACCTTGGGTGCGTTGGCGGAAATGCAGCGTTTGGACGGGATTGATGAACTGGAAACCAGTAAGCGCTATATGCATCATTATAATTTCCCCGGATATTCGGTTGGCGAGGCCAAAACTTCGCGCGGACCGGGACGGCGGGAAATCGGGCACGGCGCTTTGGCACAGAAAGCACTGATTCCGGTGCTGCCCAGTGAAGAAGAATTCCCCTATGCGATTCGAACGGTATCCGAGGTTTTAAGCTCCAACGGCTCAACCTCGCAGGCCAGTATCTGTGCCAGCTCCTTATCGCTGATGGCAGCCGGTGTGCCGATTAAAAAAGCAGTAGCCGGCATTACCTGCGGTTTGGTAACCGGTGAAACCGATGATGATTATATTCTGCTGACTGATATTCAGGGCTTAGAGGACTTTTTCGGCGATATGGACTTTAAGGTGGCCGGCACAACGGACGGTATCACTGCCATTCAGCTGGATATGAAGGTGGCTGGCATTACCAACGAAATGATTCGCGGGGCGATTGCCAATACCAGAAAATCCAGACTCTATATTTTAAATGAAATCATGAATAAGGCTATTGCCGAGCCGAGAGCAGAACTTTCGCCGTATGCGCCTAAGATTATGCAGCTGACCATCAGCGTCGATAAGATTGGTGAAGTGGTTGGTGCCAGAGGCAAGACGATTAACCGGATTATTGAAGAAACCGGTGTTCAGATTGATATTGAGGATGACGGCCGGGTATTTATCATTTCGGCTGATCAGGAAATGGCGAACAAAGCCCGCCGGATTATTGAAACCATTGATAAAGGCGTGCAGGTTGGTGATGTTTTTGAGGGCAAGGTTATGCGCATCATGAACTTCGGTGCATTTGTGGAACTGGTACCGGGCCAGGAAGGACTGGTTCATATTTCCAAGCTGGATAAAACCCGGGTGGCCAAGGTTGAAGATGTGGTTCAAATCGGCGATATTGTTCGGGTTAAGGTAGTGGAAATTGATGATCAGGGCCGGGTTAACTTATCTCGTAAGGCTTTGCTGTAA
- a CDS encoding 30S ribosomal protein S15, with product MTPEQKKAIIADFGRNEADTGSPEVQIALLTHRINHLNEHLKEHKKDHHSRRGLLKMVGQRRGLLKYLASKDIEAYRNLLVRLDLRK from the coding sequence ATGACACCAGAACAAAAAAAGGCAATTATTGCTGATTTTGGACGCAACGAAGCAGACACCGGTTCACCGGAAGTTCAGATTGCGCTGTTGACGCATCGGATCAATCATTTGAACGAGCATTTGAAGGAACACAAGAAGGATCACCATTCCCGGCGCGGTTTGCTGAAAATGGTCGGTCAACGTCGTGGTCTTTTGAAATATTTAGCGTCAAAAGATATCGAAGCATATCGTAATCTGCTGGTTCGTTTAGATTTAAGAAAATAA